One Rhea pennata isolate bPtePen1 chromosome 3, bPtePen1.pri, whole genome shotgun sequence DNA segment encodes these proteins:
- the ALKAL2 gene encoding ALK and LTK ligand 2: protein MSGLRSPGLLGLVLLMLSAGYCKEKTDSTDLKDRQSLLNLIMEIIQELKRYHLEKDSGVQYFSKHDYTLDRREVADYEGYQDEQRAEIVPRDLRMKDKFLKHLTGPLYFSPKCSKHFHRLYHNTRDCTIPAYYKRCARLLTRLAVSPVCMEG from the exons ATGAGTGGACTGAGGTCTCCTGGGttgctggggctggtgctgctaatgctcTCAGCAGGATattgcaaagagaaaactgaCTCCACAGATTTGAAGGACAGGCAAAGTCTCTTAAATCTGATCATGGAGATCATTCAGGAACTGAAAAGGTACCATTTGGAGAAGGACAGCGGGGTACAGTACTTCTCCAAGCACGACTACACCTTAGATCGAAGGGAAGTGGCAGACTATGAGGGATACCAGGATGAGCAGAGAGCTG AAATAGTTCCCAGAGATTTGAGGATGAAAGACaagtttttaaagcatttaacaG GTCCTCTCTACTTTAGCCCAAAATGTAGTAAACACTTTCATCGACTTTATCACAATACAAGGGATTGCACCATCCCAGCAT ACTATAAGAGATGTGCCAGGCTTCTTACTCGGTTGGCAGTAAGCCCAGTGTGCATGGAAGGATAA